TGGCCGGAATGTCGGAAAACAGCAGGTAGTTTTCCTTACGGTTCCACACAGGGCCTTCCGTCCAGGTGTAACCGTCGCCGAGCTTCTCAAGCCGGGCATCTTTCGGCACCAGTTTGTCGAGCCGCGCGTCGCGCCGTTCGATGTTGCCCGCGTGCGTCGTCGTTTGAATGGCCATGCTGCCTCCCGCGGTCGAAAATGCCGCGCACGCCGTTAGCACGATGGCGGCTAACGCGCACGGACCTGGCAGTGATCTTTTCATGACGGATTCCCCTTATCGATTTGGCGAGCGCCGCGCCAATCATTCCCCTGTCGCTAGTGGACGCGGATGGCGAAGGTGGCGCGCGCCGACTTGCTGAACCGTGTGAAGAAATCCATGACGCGCTTGATTAGGCCATACTTCTCAGTGATCAGGCGGTTGGCCTGCGCCGCTTCCGCCGCGTCGAGCCGGCGCGCTTCCGCTTCGACCCATTCACCTTTCAGGTTGCCGCGCGCGTCACAGATGGCGACGCGGACGTGAGGGTTGTTGCGCAGGCGTTTGACCTTGCCCGAATTGGCCGCCGTGTAAACGACCAGCTCGTCGCCCGATTCGGCAAACCACAAGGGCGTGGCGATGGGCGTGCCGTCGCGCTTGAAAGTTTGCATGCTGATGTATTTCTGATTCGCGAACTGCGCCAGCTTGTCTTCGCTCATAACCTCTCCCGCGCAGGCATCGAGTTGCGGCGGGTGAAGCATAACTGCGCCGCCGCTGACTTTTCAAACGAAATGAAGGGAGCCGCATAAGGCCCGCCTTCAGGCAGAGCTCCAGGCGAATAGTCGTTGGCCGCTTGTCTTCGGAAAGTTTGGTGCTAGAATTCGGCACAGGGGTGTTCGCCAGATCAAGGCAAAGGTTGTCCCTTTATGAAGTCGAAATTCATCCGCCTGCTCCCGGTGTCGGTCGCGGTCATGCTATTCGGCTTGCCGCTCGTCGCGGCCCGCGCGCAGACCCAAACCACAACCGCCGCAACCCCTCAGCAACCCACCGCGCCGAGCAAGCAAGACCAGCAGCTCAAGTTGTCTACTGACCTCGTGAGCTTGAAAGTCACGGTTGCCGATTCATTCGGCAGAGTCGTCACCGGTTTGCGGCAAGAGAATTTTACGATCTACGACGACAAGGTGCAGCAACAGATCGCGCACTTCACCGAAGCCGACGCGCCCATCTCAATCGGCATCATCTTCGACATCTCGAA
This sequence is a window from Blastocatellia bacterium. Protein-coding genes within it:
- a CDS encoding PPOX class F420-dependent oxidoreductase; its protein translation is MSEDKLAQFANQKYISMQTFKRDGTPIATPLWFAESGDELVVYTAANSGKVKRLRNNPHVRVAICDARGNLKGEWVEAEARRLDAAEAAQANRLITEKYGLIKRVMDFFTRFSKSARATFAIRVH